The region tggactttgaaatggccaatgaataGTTACTAGAGatattctctcaacaggatgaatctattgaaattcgctatagggccatggcatcttgtactgagtcaagcacaattccattactcacaatggaaccatacatacccgtagatgatactcaggacacggagcgaggagtgcacatagagtctgttacagtgcctgccatagttacggcagaagagcagtcacatgctttgAGGGAAAATCAGACTCTCAGCaacctttaatagagtcattttctcccctcccagatccaacacctctggctccctcacgggattctccacacgcagatttatctggagaaagtggagggcaactcggtcaatctatccctgaagcaattcagacatctttttcacatgaaatgataggtttgactgaggatcgggactcgcgaattcccattacaccaccactgacctctcttaaagaggctagggtgattttaattgcaggtacagaagaacagcaacaggaagactcctcacgagcaattatattgagagaaacacaagcacgtgaggtgagtgaaccaaacacgagtgaaattcaggtgagagcacacacagacacagacactgaaaacctgttagctcaaattgctgctttaaaagaagaacttgctaaaagccaagctgaagctaaatcattcaaagcacaagtggttgaacggtcttcttcttccacctctgtcaataatcagctggcactcatcaggaatgatatctcagatctcaagaccactgtcataccaaagctcaattccattcaggaaactccaactttatcagctgatgacatttctaacttctgctctctacatacaagaatgacttctcttgaagacctggttgaaatgaatcattcaatagactcctccagatttctaaagatagaaacgggcatggaacatctcaatgaaaGGATGAAacacttgtacttcatgatcaagaattctcactgccctaatgaagaacaaagaacttactttgaagggccgtctggtggaggctcaggctctggaggtgatggaggtcatggaggttctaaaggaaagtcagtagaggatccctcaaataagggggagaagaaagggagtagtggaaagggaaaagaaaaagatacatctgctggagacaaaggaaaggctgatgatgtctactagagtggagaacaggatgactttgatatttttgacattccaaCTGAACCAGTCTtagaagataaagatggtttatttgaagctgaagaggaaagtgattttggagaatgggaagaggaagctacagtggatcctatctttgagaaagagtttcagcagcagcagccagagatgaaaagaaaagaagctgaactcaaaaaggtctcccagatcattgacatgaggaaagacatacaaagaacagaaactcttcaaaagcaacgtcttcatgacattaaggctcaagaaaggagaagagatgtcagactgaagattggtgaaaaatgggatgaagctaggagagtacttgatatgcctcagctgagcactaacaatgataggcagttcctacatcttattgacaagctggaaatctcaaatcctaacaatgacatgtacatgaatgctatcaagactgaagtctcaaggatcacagctgcttttgacagatccctaaatgagatgagcatttttgtatattgtcagagtgaaggatctttcaaggtgtcacttcatctgtttgagaatcgttctttgtcagagatttgggttcttctcaacaaagtaaaaagaagctcagaattgaatgaagttcttcgagaaaggcttaaagagttttccagcagggctagtcctcaagtggtcaacaatcctcatcaggtgagattctttaagtctgattgtcttcaaatctgtcagctagatgcacaatctcttaaagactactcagctaagcatctggtctggatggaacatcatttaagaactgctggatactcatccatgttgaagactcgagctgctgatttgattcaagcttattgtgaaaagaatattaaaaggtacaatcagttcaagaataagctgaagtcagttgaagttcaaccagtcagaccagcaagcttcacttcagaaaaggatcgtgtctttgacaaggagttgcttcaagatttagaagaaggtgatgtcagaagagaagacaactgaagtcaattagctcaaaactcaatgtaatatgattagagctttatgaatcaagatagactaatgtagttatatgttcaggctagaggaacatctatattgtattcacttgtaaatttcttttggaatctggaaaatgttaaatataatccagaacttttctgctatttactttgcattactgtttatatctttttcttatttgttagttgagttatcctctaggtatttgttgttattgtctaacaagcaaatagggggagattgaaaggcatatgtcatagcctatttgtttattcgaggatttaactcaactcaaataagaatgtaataagtaaatagtggatctatcgtcagagagatctcacaaagtaacatctgtcaaagggttaagaaacattattcatctacatacttgaagacttaattcactggaagaagctcaagaaattgatcaagcctcagtgatataaatcaagattgtggatttaatcaagtgacagagatctcgtcaaggtatcaattaattacaaggatttagtctgaagaaagtcaagagtatcaaggtcaaggcttgaaaaatgtcacggaagttagtcactcatgaaccagacagtacatcgagtgtcaacattgaagtggtggaattgattcataattgacagtgattttcagaagattttcagaagaatggttgctgctcaagattagtattaattctctattaattaaatcatataatttaattaagaaaataaattatatctgcaaagattaatttattgattaattgaattaattgattaattaattcagaattaatattaaggattttcagaatttttattagactaaaatctattaataattcagtaagacaatatgatttgaactactatgacaatcggtatgactattgatagtcataccgaaagtcttgctagttcattctaattgtcttgctagctattgggattgtcttgctagttcaaaaggatagtctcaccgaaagtcctaccagttcaaatggattgtcatgccagttcatttgattgtcttgccgaaagtcttgctgattcaactggattgttttgtttacttaaacaacagaaagcagaagacattcatgcaattattcaaacagaatacacaagtcaagaacacagcagaaacaaaagcaaatcatttcatttttcatctgctttattcaagatcaaaattctagattgtaaagttaaatccaaaccactagaattatttatcttgttcttgtgtaacaatctagcggattaaaatccctagaacataatctcaaatcgcatttagcatttgatcttttcattgcaaaaatagaaaaagttaatatcgaatttattctagatttgtaataattgatttgggattaatcccttgtaacagataccgttgttgtaacacctttcaagtttaataaaagttttatttaacttgaattttgtttcacctttttattccgcattttattcgattaaacggtattgtttgcattcaaccccccttctacaaacaaattgggacctaacaaattGTTTGCCAACTAAAGATCTATTGTCGATAATAAGAGTTCCGGTTAATCCAATTTGCTCTACCTGCAACGAGACCTATAAAACAATCATACATGTTCTAGTAACATGTCCTTTTGCAGCAGCATGTTGGTCCAGAGTGTTTACACAAACAGTCTCTAGCAATTTCAGCTCTTTCCAGATTGGCTTAATCTGGTCTTTCAACAAAAGGATAAGGAACTAATGCATATCATAACTATGGTCTACTGGATGTTATGGGAACAACGAAACGATCTCATTTGGAACCAACATAGTTTACAAGTCAAAGAAGTAGTGGATTCAGCATTGTCTAATCTTAATCAGTGGAGATGTGTTCAGGACAGAACCTTTGACCATTTCAATTTTCATGGGATATATGTCTCATAATGATGGCGACGAACACTGGCGAAAACCAATGATCAATAGTATTAAGATAAATTCCGATGCAGCTATCTTTGAAGACTCAAAGTGCTATGGTCGTGCTTATATCATTCGAGATCATGAAGGCCAGCTGATTGAAGCAAGATCCAAATACTTTCAAGGACGTCTTCACTCTGATTTGGCAGAAGTTTTTGGTATTAAGAAAGCTCTGAGCTGGATCATGATGAGAGGATGCAAATATGTGATCGTGGAATCAGATTGTTTGCAAATGGTACAAGCTATCCGTAGCTCGATCTATGGTTATTCTTACTTGGCTTCAGTTATTGAGGAATGTTGTGACATGCTTGCAAACCTCAGAAGTAAAAATATTTTGTTTAGATTTGTTAAACGTTCCGCAAATAGAGTGGCTCACTATTTAGCGAGACATAGCTTTTCTCATGCTGATCGTACATGCTGATCGTACATGATCGTACATGGGAGGAGGTTGATATCCACTCAGAACTGTATCATATAATACTGAATGATTTGAATTATTAATGAAATTCATCCTTTTATggcaaaaaaaataaattataatgaCGAGCGCTGTGTGATATTTTAAATGATAAAAATTCATCTATTATAGAATCATATTTTGCATTCAACACTCgctcaataaataaatattgctaataataaattattaacaTACAATTTGATTCTCgcttaattcaaaataaaaatatttgtaatTACAACTCATCGACACCCCAATATGGAgatcctaaaatatattaattttagcaTATCTTGACATATAATAGGCACTCAAATAATACTCCCCGCATATTCCTTATCTTATTTGATATTTTTTATTCTTTAATTTAtgtttttttataattaaaagtaAATGTCCAGTAGAGAGAAAGCTAGTATTTTCAATagtataattattataaataaaaaggATTGGAACAAAAAAAAAGAATATCCCTAATAATTTAACGTCAAATTATTGTTATTTTCTTCCACATTAATTGAGTTGATcaatatataggtatatataataaaatatattccTTATGTTCCTTCTATTTATTATATTTGGATTGGTTACAGAGATTAAGAAAATTTGATAAAGTAGTAGGGGAAATAAGAAAAATGAGTAAAATGAtgagtttaataatattttttatgtaTAAAATCGATATAGTTGAGAAAAACTTTAAATCtagatattttatttttataaaaaaattattattttttaaaattaatattttttatgtaTAAAATCGATTTTTATGAGTAAACATAGTAGTAAATGGCAACGTAACTTCACCTGGAGTTGTTAAAGGTTGACAATATGCTCGGGGGAGAATTTTGACACGCGTGCATACAAATTATCAGTTCATCTTTAGATTTTGCTTTACACGCGGTTGCACAAAGAGCAAATGTTGGCTACTTTACGACATCACATCTAGTTATACTTGATAAAAATCAATTTATGTGATTAATACAGCCAAATTAATTAAATCGTTTAATTTGTACGATTAATTGAAGACAGACAAGCAGTGAAAGTGGCGGATTGCAAATACTGGACTAACTAATTTTAAGATTTGAATTACGATGAGTAAAATTAACTTAATTAAGTTTTATAACTTGCCAAATATTAAGCATTTTTGGTATTGTTCCAAAATCATATATTCCTATCTCTTTTTTTTATCAGGTCAAATATTCCTATCTTTATGCAAATTAAAAGATTAATATACAAAAGTATTAGCTGTATCTAGTTATCATGTATCTAATTATCATGAAAGAAGCCCTGAAGCCAGGCATCATTGTCTGCCTAAATAATTTTTCTGTATTAAAATACATTTATACTGTAATTTATAGTGCATATCCGAGTCCCACATATTCCTAGCTCATCTGTAGTTCCTTGTTCCCCGGTGCAAAATTGTTACATAAAAAAATCATCCCTAGCTCACAAAAAAATACTCCCTCCGTTTCATAATAGAACTAgtatcttttaaaaataaaatttaataatatttgtTCAGTTATAATTTTCAATACAAAAATATTGACATTATTCAAAACCATTATTTTTTATAGCTATATAACAAATGATGAGGGttgaatatttttgaaatatatatataacaaataaTGAGGTTTGAATATAAATCTCCATTCATATTTATGAGCGCACCTAACAAATCGGATAACCCGTTCAATTTCAGATCGCATCCACTTTTGGATTATGATATAGTTAGAAATTATTCAGATCGGATCGAATCAGTTATGATTCGGTTCGGGTCTAATTCCGATTAAAATTGAATGAAATTCAGATTTAAATCAAttgaaattttatttaatttaaattcagttcggatattttcggatcataactttttaattttttcaatttgtaaaactaaaaaaatatattttattaaatttattatttttaatatatataatgtACTTTTACAATAAATTATGATAAATTAATTATGTTATAATAAACGTAAAATTGTATAAAGTATGAATTTTGCTTATTTCGGATCATATTCGGTTCAGATAATATATTATTCGGTTTTGATCGGTTTCAAGTTATAATGGGATCATTTTCGGTTCCTATAATTTTCGGATCGATTTTAATTggttttcggataattatcaGA is a window of Apium graveolens cultivar Ventura chromosome 11, ASM990537v1, whole genome shotgun sequence DNA encoding:
- the LOC141695896 gene encoding uncharacterized protein LOC141695896, which encodes MSHNDGDEHWRKPMINSIKINSDAAIFEDSKCYGRAYIIRDHEGQLIEARSKYFQGRLHSDLAEVFGIKKALSWIMMRGCKYVIVESDCLQMVQAIRSSIYGYSYLASVIEECCDMLANLRSKNILFRFVKRSANRVAHYLARHSFSHADRTC